The window CGGACGCATGCTCATCATCGAGACCTTCGCGCGCGGCAGCGAGCCAAAGCACCGACCCACGCCCGCGCTGGCCGCGATCAGAATCGACACCTCATGATGCCGTCATCGCTGATCCAGCACCGCACCGAAGCGCGCCATTCTGGCCGGCTCTCGCCCGGCAGCACACCGGCTTGCGCCGATCAGCAAGACTGGCCCGTGATCGCACCGAAAATCCTGTCGAGCAACGTGCGATCCGCTTGTTCGCGCCAGCACGCCCGCCCAGGATTCCAGCTAAAGCAATCCGATCGCCAGCGTCGGCTCAACTTCCCCAACACTCACGCCGGCGTCAAATCCCCATAGCGCCCGCTGCACCGTCGGTGCCCCACATCCCGCGATTTCCTGCCTTGGCGCTTTTCGGACGCCGGCTCTCCGAGCGTGAGGATGGTCTCGGCATGCCGGCATCCGAAAACCTGCACATTAGCGGTCATTAGCTGAGCCGCAACAATCACCAGCCACAACGCAATTGAAAGCGGAGTTCGCAGTCAGAGGCGGGCGACCTGTACGCAAGCCGCCCACCCTTAAGATCATTCCATCAGTGGCCAGGGCCTTTGGCAGCTGTTTCCGCCTGCGCAATCCTTTTTTCCAGTTCTGCTTTGACGGCGTCGAGATTGAAGCTCGCGCCGCGCTGCATCGGCGGGAATTCGACGAAGGTCTGGAGTTCCTTGCCCACTACTTGCTGAACGAAGACGAAGCGCCAGAACTGGTATTT of the Candidatus Saccharimonadia bacterium genome contains:
- a CDS encoding arylsulfatase, which encodes DQPGGWLGEKTRPDVPYITNLRLDPFERTGWPNNGTKEGAQQYFDWFKYQFWRFVFVQQVVGKELQTFVEFPPMQRGASFNLDAVKAELEKRIAQAETAAKGPGH